A single Lycorma delicatula isolate Av1 chromosome 12, ASM4794821v1, whole genome shotgun sequence DNA region contains:
- the LOC142332753 gene encoding neuroligin-4, Y-linked-like — protein sequence MSVTLSEFCLALSASRTVRTKYGDVSGVIVTPDNRHLDAVEVFRGIPYASPPIGSLRFMPPVTGALWSGVKVADRFSPVCPQRLPDISNETLALKVMPRGRLEYLKRLLPYLKNQSEDCLYLNIYAPAQGNTLIMLY from the coding sequence ATGAGTGTAACATTAAGTGAATTTTGTTTAGCATTAAGCGCTAGTCGTACTGTCAGAACGAAATACGGTGATGTAAGTGGTGTAATTGTTACACCAGATAATCGACATTTAGATGCGGTTGAAGTGTTTCGCGGTATACCATACGCATCACCACCGATAGGATCTTTAAGATTTATGCCACCAGTTACCGGTGCATTATGGTCCGGTGTTAAAGTCGCTGATCGTTTCAGTCCGGTTTGTCCTCAAAGATTACCCGATATATCAAATGAAACATTAGCACTTAAAGTAATGCCCAGAGGACGATTGGAATATCTCAAGAGATTACTACCATATCTCAAGAATCAAAGTGAAGACTGCTTATATCTTAATATCTACGCTCCAGCACAAGGTAATACTCTTATAATGTTatactaa